In Phenylobacterium zucineum HLK1, one DNA window encodes the following:
- a CDS encoding ATP-binding protein, translating into MKFLILRELQHSELGMFHAYRRSGREGSRQRAINFDGEVVDRVFPTAADSDRIPLSLVYDTDQGPSRLDHSLKRQAKNWRLEGNCPVDELYDFVEPGCLFVMEVDAGIQPATGAWIVLPKGSSLALAIQADGMTSGLARAGMIALQHDEAPRIHRLLAEARPDLFSGPALKDPKMTTTPPDSAPEPEPSSTPSGRRRLLPGGTRLAEILGAAGHTLVSAVADLIDNSISAQATEIHITFGQPNGGHGRWMTIRDNGVGMSAEELDEALRIGGAADYGPRSLGKFGFGLKGASWSQARRFKVITRQAGGSIRHLGWDSDDMANFEVDETPLDAWEREVADPKERGTVVLWKDMKAPMVAPAARGVPPFVAEIQDLSRHLGLVFHRFLDGDARGRPPLKIWVQGTEVESNGPASHPLTEHYDAKTLKVEHPGGTAEVRVEPILLPHEDELRDYHGEGWQAAADKIGYWGKRNETQGLFLYRNDRLIRWGGWHDMWATMDEKRKLARVILDIPPALDEAFNIDISKQRVQLPAFLQKQIKPLAETVRKASLAKFGRRPAPPPAPPVPPAAPGPGGPGGPAPSPGPGGPPPSGGPSPNPSPPSAPPPPTPQVVFRRVTSTKFAWQLVEGLTGERTLQVSGLSPALGELADAVASDPVAREALVAFLEDLDRVDAQQALIDDAAGA; encoded by the coding sequence ATGAAGTTTCTGATCCTGAGGGAGCTGCAGCACAGCGAACTGGGCATGTTCCACGCCTATCGCCGCAGCGGTCGCGAGGGCTCCCGGCAGCGCGCGATCAACTTCGACGGCGAGGTGGTGGACCGGGTGTTCCCGACGGCCGCGGACAGCGATCGCATACCGCTGAGCCTTGTCTACGACACCGATCAGGGCCCGAGCCGACTGGACCACTCCCTCAAGCGACAGGCGAAGAACTGGCGGCTCGAGGGCAACTGTCCGGTCGACGAGCTGTATGACTTCGTCGAGCCGGGCTGCCTGTTCGTCATGGAAGTGGATGCGGGCATCCAGCCCGCCACCGGGGCCTGGATCGTTCTTCCGAAGGGATCCTCCCTGGCGCTGGCGATCCAGGCTGACGGCATGACGTCCGGCCTCGCCCGGGCGGGCATGATCGCGCTGCAGCACGATGAGGCGCCCAGGATTCACCGACTTCTGGCTGAAGCACGGCCCGACCTGTTCAGCGGCCCTGCTCTTAAGGATCCCAAGATGACCACGACGCCCCCCGACAGCGCGCCCGAGCCCGAGCCGTCGTCCACGCCATCGGGCCGGCGGCGTCTTCTTCCGGGCGGGACGCGGCTCGCCGAGATCCTCGGCGCCGCGGGTCACACGCTTGTCAGCGCCGTCGCCGATCTGATCGACAACTCCATCTCCGCCCAGGCGACTGAGATCCACATCACCTTCGGCCAGCCGAATGGCGGCCACGGCCGCTGGATGACGATCCGCGACAACGGCGTCGGCATGTCGGCTGAAGAGCTCGATGAGGCGCTGCGGATCGGCGGCGCGGCGGATTATGGTCCCCGCAGTCTGGGCAAGTTCGGCTTCGGCCTGAAGGGCGCTTCCTGGTCGCAGGCGCGCCGCTTCAAGGTGATCACGCGGCAGGCTGGCGGTTCGATCCGGCACCTGGGCTGGGATTCCGACGACATGGCGAACTTCGAGGTCGACGAGACCCCGCTCGACGCCTGGGAGCGGGAGGTCGCCGACCCGAAGGAACGCGGCACGGTGGTGCTCTGGAAGGATATGAAGGCGCCGATGGTCGCGCCGGCGGCGCGCGGCGTGCCGCCGTTCGTGGCGGAGATCCAGGATCTGAGCCGCCATCTGGGGCTCGTCTTCCACCGCTTTCTAGACGGCGACGCCCGCGGACGCCCGCCCCTGAAGATCTGGGTCCAGGGGACGGAGGTCGAAAGCAATGGCCCCGCCAGCCATCCTCTGACGGAGCACTACGACGCCAAGACCCTGAAGGTTGAGCACCCGGGGGGCACGGCGGAGGTTCGCGTCGAGCCCATCCTGCTGCCGCATGAGGACGAGCTGCGCGACTATCACGGCGAAGGCTGGCAGGCGGCCGCCGACAAGATCGGCTACTGGGGCAAGCGCAACGAGACCCAGGGGCTCTTTCTCTACCGCAATGATCGCCTGATCCGCTGGGGCGGGTGGCACGACATGTGGGCGACCATGGACGAAAAGCGGAAGCTCGCCCGGGTGATCCTCGACATTCCGCCGGCGCTCGACGAAGCGTTCAACATCGACATCTCCAAACAGAGGGTTCAGCTGCCCGCCTTCCTGCAGAAGCAGATCAAGCCCCTCGCGGAGACGGTGCGGAAGGCCAGCCTCGCGAAGTTCGGGCGCAGGCCCGCGCCGCCCCCGGCGCCGCCAGTTCCGCCGGCAGCGCCAGGGCCCGGCGGGCCGGGTGGTCCGGCGCCATCGCCGGGGCCAGGCGGCCCGCCGCCCTCTGGCGGGCCGAGCCCGAACCCATCACCGCCATCCGCGCCGCCGCCGCCGACCCCACAGGTGGTGTTTCGCAGGGTGACGTCGACCAAGTTCGCCTGGCAGCTGGTGGAAGGTCTGACCGGTGAACGGACGCTGCAGGTCAGCGGGCTCAGCCCGGCCCTGGGCGAGCTGGCCGACGCGGTCGCGTCCGACCCGGTGGCGCGAGAGGCGCTGGTCGCCTTCCTGGAGGATCTCGACCGAGTTGACGCCCAGCAGGCGCTGATCGACGACGCAGCGGGCGCATGA
- a CDS encoding DNA cytosine methyltransferase yields MSKDPTVLARIARLKSGAPPRVLDLFSGCGGLSLGFHAQGFDIVAAVEFDPAAAASHGANFHPEDPRHGRPRDITRLTPEQLALELDLGPVEQAVDVLVGGPPCQAFARVGRSKLREIAEHPEAFRLDARARLYLEYLRYVQAFLPLAVVMENVPDVLNHGGQNVAEETRTFLEELGYDVKYSLLNAAFYGVPQMRERMILIATRRELGVEIRFPAPTHHIELPPGYAGSRQVALKLLNQGALLDTAPGYQPALSPDRSLPSAVTAAEALGDLPEITGHLRGEIRRGARRFDALVRYPHEPRSDYATLMRSWPSFENAEGVRDHVIRYLPRDWKLFGRLRPGDQYPEAHAEAVRMFNEALRDLQVQGRAPRPHSAEWRQLRASIVPPYDVGKFPNKWRKMEPDLPARTLMAHLGKDSYSHIHYDSAQSRTISVREAARLQSFPDGFVFKGAMNAAFRQIGNAVPPLLARAVAGEIAAAFQRAMAPDRPRTGRLAA; encoded by the coding sequence ATGAGCAAAGACCCGACTGTCCTGGCGCGCATCGCACGTCTGAAGTCCGGCGCGCCGCCCCGCGTCCTGGACCTGTTCTCAGGCTGCGGCGGGCTGTCCCTCGGCTTTCACGCCCAGGGGTTCGATATCGTCGCCGCTGTCGAGTTTGATCCGGCGGCGGCTGCGTCTCATGGGGCCAACTTCCATCCGGAAGATCCGCGTCATGGACGACCGAGGGATATCACCAGACTGACTCCGGAGCAGCTGGCGCTTGAACTCGATCTCGGTCCTGTCGAGCAGGCCGTCGATGTACTGGTGGGCGGCCCACCCTGTCAGGCGTTTGCCCGCGTCGGCCGTTCAAAGCTGCGGGAGATCGCCGAGCATCCCGAAGCTTTCAGGCTGGATGCGCGAGCCCGTCTCTATCTCGAGTACCTCCGCTACGTTCAGGCCTTTCTGCCGCTCGCCGTGGTGATGGAGAACGTCCCGGACGTCCTCAATCACGGCGGCCAGAACGTGGCAGAGGAGACCCGCACCTTCCTCGAAGAGCTGGGCTATGACGTAAAGTACAGCCTTCTGAACGCCGCCTTTTACGGCGTGCCGCAGATGCGCGAGCGGATGATCCTGATCGCGACGCGGCGGGAGCTGGGCGTAGAGATCCGGTTCCCGGCTCCCACCCATCACATTGAGCTTCCGCCCGGCTACGCGGGAAGCCGGCAGGTGGCGCTGAAGCTGCTCAATCAGGGCGCGCTTCTCGATACGGCGCCAGGCTATCAGCCAGCCCTGTCGCCCGACCGGAGCCTTCCGTCGGCTGTGACTGCAGCGGAGGCGCTCGGAGATCTGCCCGAGATCACCGGACACCTTCGGGGCGAAATCCGGCGCGGCGCCCGACGGTTTGACGCGCTGGTTCGCTATCCGCACGAGCCACGCTCCGACTACGCGACCCTGATGCGCTCCTGGCCAAGCTTCGAGAACGCCGAAGGCGTGCGGGATCATGTGATCCGCTACCTTCCGCGGGACTGGAAGCTTTTCGGGCGTCTGCGGCCCGGGGACCAGTATCCCGAAGCCCATGCCGAAGCCGTGAGAATGTTCAACGAGGCGCTTCGCGATCTGCAGGTACAGGGTCGGGCGCCGCGGCCGCACAGCGCCGAATGGCGGCAGCTTCGCGCGTCGATCGTGCCCCCATACGACGTCGGAAAGTTTCCGAACAAGTGGCGGAAGATGGAGCCGGACCTTCCCGCCAGAACGCTGATGGCGCATCTGGGGAAGGACAGCTACAGCCACATTCACTATGACAGCGCTCAGTCCCGCACCATCTCGGTTCGAGAAGCTGCGCGTCTGCAGTCGTTCCCCGATGGTTTTGTCTTCAAGGGCGCCATGAACGCGGCCTTCCGCCAGATCGGCAACGCCGTGCCTCCCCTTCTGGCCCGGGCGGTCGCCGGCGAGATTGCAGCGGCGTTCCAGCGGGCGATGGCGCCTGATCGTCCGCGTACGGGCCGGCTGGCCGCCTGA